One window from the genome of Methyloradius palustris encodes:
- a CDS encoding DUF808 domain-containing protein, with product MAGASLLTLIDDIASVLDDISVMTKVAAKKTAGVLGDDLALNAQQVSGVNADRELPVVWAVAKGSIKNKCILVPAALAISVFANWAITPLLMLGGLFLCYEGFEKLAHTFFHHPTPAESNKNHASSGKTEDVLAIEQEKIKGAVRTDFILSAEIITITLGTVATASLYDQVAVMVAVAIIMTVGVYGLVAGIVKLDDAGLYLLQLPGESRVRKIQHILGRGILGFAPRMMKSLSVIGTAAMFMVGGGILAHGLHAIDVWIEHGVNVVVAMLAGVQWLGAVATAILPAVLHGLLGVLAGALALLCVTLVSKLISKLRS from the coding sequence ATGGCAGGAGCCAGTTTATTAACCCTGATTGATGATATCGCCAGCGTATTGGACGATATCAGTGTCATGACCAAAGTCGCCGCCAAGAAAACAGCGGGTGTGCTTGGTGACGATTTGGCATTAAATGCACAGCAAGTATCAGGGGTGAACGCTGATAGAGAGTTACCCGTAGTCTGGGCAGTGGCTAAAGGGTCGATTAAAAACAAATGTATTTTAGTGCCAGCTGCATTAGCCATCAGTGTGTTCGCAAATTGGGCTATCACGCCTCTGTTAATGCTGGGTGGCCTATTTCTTTGCTATGAAGGTTTTGAGAAATTAGCCCATACTTTTTTTCATCATCCAACGCCTGCTGAATCAAATAAAAATCATGCTTCAAGCGGTAAGACGGAAGATGTTCTGGCAATTGAACAAGAAAAAATAAAAGGTGCGGTGCGCACAGATTTTATTCTGTCCGCTGAGATTATTACGATTACGCTCGGCACTGTTGCCACGGCTTCATTGTATGACCAAGTGGCAGTCATGGTTGCCGTCGCCATCATCATGACAGTGGGCGTCTATGGCTTGGTTGCAGGCATTGTAAAGTTGGATGATGCAGGTCTTTACCTGCTGCAATTGCCCGGTGAAAGTCGCGTAAGAAAAATTCAACACATACTCGGGCGTGGCATTCTGGGGTTTGCCCCGCGCATGATGAAATCGCTCTCAGTGATTGGCACAGCCGCTATGTTCATGGTGGGCGGCGGCATATTGGCACATGGTTTACATGCAATAGATGTTTGGATTGAGCATGGCGTTAACGTCGTGGTAGCTATGCTGGCGGGTGTTCAATGGTTGGGCGCGGTTGCTACAGCTATTTTGCCAGCAGTGTTGCATGGATTGCTAGGTGTATTAGCTGGGGCATTAGCCTTGTTGTGTGTGACCTTAGTTAGCAAACTTATCAGTAAATTAAGAAGCTAA
- a CDS encoding DUF1993 domain-containing protein — MTNQLTMYQASVPVFIKMLNNLSAIITKATAHAEAKKIEQSVFINARLSPDMFAFARQVQIATDTAKGCVARLAGNEVPNYADTETTFQELQDRIHTTVAYLQSFKPEQIDGSEDNTITLKLRGNPVVFTGKNNLLGFALPNFLFHVTTAYAILRHNGVDIGKPDFLGNLT; from the coding sequence ATGACCAATCAATTGACCATGTACCAAGCATCAGTGCCTGTGTTCATCAAAATGCTGAACAATCTATCTGCGATTATCACTAAGGCTACAGCACACGCTGAGGCCAAGAAAATCGAGCAGTCGGTATTCATCAATGCCAGGCTATCGCCTGATATGTTTGCATTTGCGCGACAGGTGCAAATTGCCACAGATACTGCTAAGGGTTGTGTTGCCAGATTAGCGGGAAATGAGGTGCCGAATTACGCTGATACTGAGACTACATTTCAAGAGCTGCAAGACCGCATTCATACCACTGTAGCGTATCTGCAGAGCTTTAAGCCCGAACAGATTGATGGCAGTGAAGACAATACCATTACGCTTAAATTGCGCGGCAACCCCGTGGTTTTTACAGGTAAGAATAATTTGTTAGGTTTTGCACTACCTAATTTTTTATTCCATGTTACGACTGCATACGCGATATTGCGACACAATGGTGTGGATATAGGTAAGCCAGATTTCCTTGGAAACCTCACTTAA
- a CDS encoding bifunctional diguanylate cyclase/phosphodiesterase codes for MAIDLGKIDVVRETGSHQTLPDALLLETDLVDRWVKPLALSATVLSILLALTFAGWLIAKNNATHYLESSFDFRVRDLIVRINQRMNTYEQVLRGVQGLIRASDQVTREEFADYVDSLQLDANFPGIQGVGLAEIVHDADKDQHITHMRGLGFPEYNIHPEGKRDVYVVITQMEPFKDKNQVVLGYDPYPQAMIRQSMDKARNQDIATISGKMQLLQDKGEPETPAFIMYFPLYKKGAIHTNVAERQANIVGWVDAPFRMNDLMSGIGGERGNDLDVKIYDGDTISAQTLMYASKTPDKKPHVPLMKKLEHIEISGHRWTLIVNSLPAFEARVQKNEPRFIAITGALFSLLLATLTWILATSRVRAINIAKNMTESLRLSEERWKYALEGSGDAVWDWDMQNGELFLSKRWNEMLGYPHEDNANGLESWKKLVHADDIEPTLQMMRDHMEGKTPAFTHEYRTWCKDGSMRWILGRGMVMSRDADGKPLRILGTNTDITDRKASDMRILELAQFDVLTGLPNRVLLMDRLEQEIKKSKRTGLPLAVMFTDIDHFKEVNDTLGHQSGDNLLKEAAKRMLGCIRESDTVARFGGDEFTIVLGDLEDISSVERVAKQILQKLAEPFNLDGELVYVSVSIGMTLYPTDADNIQALLKSADQAMYAAKNLGRNRYSYFTLYMQEAAQTRMRLTSDLRTALSHEQLFVVYQPIVELASGDIHKAEALVRWQHPTRGLVSPADFIPIAEETGLIVDIGQFVFEEAAKTVKIWRELYHPQFQISINKSPVQFYDMHENHANWFDYLASLDMPGQSITIEITEGLLMDASNNIIDKLLAFRDAGMQVSLDDFGTGYSSLSYLKKFDIDYLKIDQSFVRNLTAESEDFALCEAIIVMAHKLNIKVIAEGVETISQRDLLLAAGCDYAQGFLFSRPVKSDEFEKLLKAVR; via the coding sequence ATGGCAATCGATCTTGGCAAGATAGATGTTGTTAGAGAAACTGGCAGTCATCAAACATTGCCGGATGCGCTATTATTAGAAACTGATCTAGTTGATCGCTGGGTAAAACCTCTCGCACTCTCTGCCACCGTTCTTTCCATCTTGCTGGCACTCACTTTTGCAGGCTGGCTCATTGCTAAAAACAATGCCACACACTACCTTGAGTCCAGCTTTGACTTTCGAGTACGAGACCTGATTGTACGTATCAATCAACGCATGAACACCTATGAGCAGGTTTTGAGAGGTGTGCAAGGCCTGATTCGCGCCTCTGACCAAGTCACACGTGAAGAATTTGCTGACTATGTTGATTCGCTGCAACTTGATGCCAACTTCCCTGGTATTCAAGGCGTGGGGCTAGCAGAGATTGTTCACGATGCTGATAAAGATCAGCATATTACCCACATGCGTGGCCTAGGCTTTCCTGAATACAATATTCACCCCGAAGGTAAGCGTGATGTTTATGTCGTCATCACGCAAATGGAACCCTTTAAAGATAAAAATCAGGTTGTACTTGGCTATGACCCCTATCCTCAAGCAATGATCCGGCAAAGCATGGATAAAGCGCGCAATCAGGATATCGCGACCATTTCTGGAAAAATGCAGCTACTGCAAGACAAAGGTGAACCAGAAACGCCAGCCTTTATTATGTATTTCCCCCTTTATAAAAAAGGTGCTATACACACCAATGTTGCAGAACGGCAAGCCAACATCGTTGGTTGGGTAGATGCACCGTTCAGGATGAATGACCTGATGAGTGGAATAGGCGGTGAGCGTGGCAACGATCTTGATGTCAAGATATACGATGGCGACACTATATCAGCGCAAACTTTAATGTATGCATCAAAAACGCCTGATAAAAAACCTCATGTACCACTGATGAAAAAGCTTGAGCATATTGAAATATCCGGTCATCGTTGGACACTGATCGTTAACTCACTACCTGCATTTGAAGCACGTGTTCAGAAAAATGAGCCCCGTTTTATAGCCATTACAGGGGCCCTATTTAGTCTGTTGCTAGCCACACTGACCTGGATACTCGCCACCAGTCGAGTACGAGCAATTAACATTGCTAAAAATATGACAGAGAGCTTGAGACTCAGTGAAGAGCGCTGGAAATATGCACTTGAGGGGTCAGGTGATGCGGTCTGGGATTGGGATATGCAAAATGGAGAACTCTTTCTCTCGAAACGCTGGAACGAGATGCTGGGCTACCCGCATGAAGATAACGCCAATGGCTTAGAAAGCTGGAAAAAACTAGTCCATGCTGATGATATAGAACCAACATTGCAAATGATGCGTGACCATATGGAAGGCAAAACGCCCGCGTTCACCCACGAATACAGGACATGGTGTAAAGATGGCAGCATGCGATGGATATTAGGCCGTGGCATGGTCATGAGCCGCGACGCAGATGGTAAACCATTGCGCATTCTGGGGACTAACACTGATATCACAGATCGAAAAGCTTCTGATATGCGCATACTGGAGCTTGCCCAGTTTGACGTACTGACTGGATTGCCAAATCGTGTGTTGCTCATGGATAGACTTGAGCAAGAGATCAAAAAATCAAAGCGTACAGGTTTACCGCTTGCGGTGATGTTTACTGATATTGACCATTTCAAAGAAGTGAATGACACGCTCGGCCACCAAAGTGGCGATAACCTCTTAAAAGAAGCCGCCAAGCGTATGCTGGGTTGCATACGTGAAAGTGACACAGTGGCGCGCTTTGGTGGTGACGAATTCACCATTGTACTGGGAGACCTTGAAGACATTAGCAGCGTAGAGCGCGTTGCCAAACAGATTTTGCAGAAGCTAGCAGAGCCTTTTAATCTGGATGGTGAGCTAGTCTATGTTTCAGTCAGCATTGGCATGACGCTCTACCCAACCGATGCCGACAACATACAAGCGCTATTAAAGAGCGCGGATCAAGCCATGTATGCCGCCAAAAACCTTGGCCGCAATCGCTATAGTTACTTCACGCTTTACATGCAAGAGGCTGCGCAAACGCGTATGCGCCTAACCAGCGATTTGCGCACTGCACTCTCGCACGAGCAACTGTTTGTGGTGTACCAACCGATTGTTGAATTAGCGAGTGGCGATATACATAAGGCTGAAGCACTGGTACGTTGGCAACATCCAACCCGTGGACTGGTCAGCCCAGCAGACTTTATTCCAATCGCAGAAGAAACTGGGCTGATTGTTGATATTGGCCAGTTTGTGTTTGAAGAGGCGGCAAAAACAGTCAAAATATGGCGCGAACTATATCATCCACAATTTCAAATCAGCATCAATAAATCACCTGTGCAGTTTTACGACATGCATGAGAACCATGCCAACTGGTTTGACTACTTGGCATCGCTAGACATGCCAGGCCAAAGTATCACCATCGAAATCACTGAAGGGCTGCTGATGGATGCCAGCAATAACATTATTGATAAGCTGCTGGCTTTCAGGGATGCTGGCATGCAAGTGTCGCTAGACGACTTTGGCACAGGCTATTCATCACTTTCTTACCTCAAGAAATTCGATATTGATTACCTAAAAATAGATCAATCGTTTGTGCGTAATCTGACTGCAGAATCTGAAGATTTTGCCCTCTGCGAGGCAATTATCGTGATGGCGCATAAGCTTAATATCAAAGTGATTGCTGAAGGTGTAGAGACCATTTCCCAGCGTGATTTACTACTTGCAGCAGGCTGTGACTATGCACAGGGATTTTTATTCTCGCGGCCAGTCAAGTCAGACGAATTTGAAAAGCTGTTAAAAGCAGTGAGATAA
- a CDS encoding TonB-dependent receptor family protein, which produces MQFKIHMLCAAVAATFTHQVCAAETNNNEALVLPVVNVTDQYLPAPSSITQPDIKKAVKEINKTAGGVTVVDAEQYREGRVSTFTDTLGLAPGVFIQSRFGTEESRLSIRGSGLQRNFHGLGIKLMQDGIPVNQADGSFDFPSIDPLSTQYVEVFRGANALQYGASNLGGAINFISPTGYTAPKFEVRTEAGSFGYYKLGLSTAGVVDALDYYVSASSGGQNGFRHNADQSAQRLNANLGYKINDNAETRFYLGYVTNDSDLPGQLTKAELQQNPRQSQYQANPFDPALQGTGQWKRNIDLWRIANKTTFKFDNTTLELGAYYANKDLYHPIVDLFYYSPFITSTVGVIDQHNDDYGLTARLKHQNTLFGLKNEIIAGISPTYGETDDKRFRNIQGQRGALTNHYAQTASNIEMYTEDRLSLTSDLTLIAGLQYARSKRETKDLFITSTGDESYSQTYTQTNPKLGVLYQLQPKIQLFANVSRSFAPPDFGDLTTPAMAKTLKAQKGTTYEIGSRGNSQYVDWDVAVYHARLQNELLGVSPTPGVTDTINAGNTIHTGLEMGLRWA; this is translated from the coding sequence ATGCAATTCAAAATCCATATGCTGTGCGCGGCTGTTGCTGCAACATTCACGCATCAGGTTTGTGCGGCAGAAACAAATAATAACGAAGCATTAGTGTTACCAGTGGTGAATGTGACCGACCAATATTTGCCGGCTCCCTCTTCGATCACACAACCTGACATTAAAAAAGCAGTTAAAGAAATCAACAAAACTGCTGGGGGTGTCACCGTAGTAGATGCAGAACAGTACCGCGAAGGCCGCGTATCCACCTTCACTGACACATTAGGGCTGGCACCTGGCGTGTTTATTCAATCACGGTTTGGTACTGAAGAGAGCAGACTCTCGATTCGTGGCTCAGGCTTGCAGCGTAACTTCCACGGTCTCGGTATCAAGCTCATGCAAGATGGCATCCCCGTGAATCAGGCCGATGGCAGCTTTGATTTCCCTTCAATTGACCCGCTCTCTACGCAATATGTAGAAGTATTCCGTGGTGCCAACGCCCTGCAGTACGGTGCGAGCAATCTGGGTGGCGCGATCAATTTCATTTCGCCCACTGGCTATACGGCGCCAAAGTTTGAAGTGCGCACCGAAGCGGGTAGCTTTGGTTATTACAAGCTAGGCTTGAGCACCGCAGGCGTGGTCGATGCGCTTGATTATTACGTGAGTGCATCCAGCGGTGGTCAGAACGGTTTTCGCCATAACGCAGACCAATCGGCGCAGCGCCTGAATGCTAATCTGGGCTACAAAATCAATGACAATGCAGAAACACGTTTTTACTTAGGCTATGTGACCAACGACTCGGATCTGCCAGGGCAACTTACCAAGGCCGAGTTGCAGCAAAATCCACGTCAATCGCAGTATCAAGCAAACCCTTTTGATCCTGCGCTGCAAGGCACAGGCCAGTGGAAACGTAATATAGACTTGTGGCGCATCGCTAACAAAACCACGTTCAAGTTCGACAACACGACGCTTGAGCTTGGCGCGTATTACGCCAATAAAGACTTGTACCACCCCATTGTCGATTTGTTTTATTACAGCCCGTTTATCACCAGCACTGTTGGTGTAATCGACCAGCATAACGATGATTACGGCTTGACCGCGCGACTTAAACACCAGAACACGCTATTCGGCCTGAAGAACGAAATCATCGCTGGTATCAGCCCGACTTATGGTGAAACCGACGATAAGCGCTTCAGGAATATTCAGGGGCAACGCGGCGCGCTGACTAATCATTACGCACAAACCGCCTCGAATATTGAAATGTACACAGAAGATCGCTTGTCGCTGACATCAGATTTAACCTTGATTGCGGGCTTGCAATACGCACGCTCAAAACGCGAAACCAAGGATTTGTTCATTACCAGCACTGGTGATGAAAGCTACAGCCAAACCTATACGCAAACCAATCCAAAGCTTGGCGTGCTGTATCAGTTACAGCCTAAAATCCAGCTATTTGCCAATGTCTCGCGTAGTTTTGCCCCGCCTGACTTTGGTGACTTGACCACACCTGCCATGGCCAAAACCCTGAAAGCACAAAAAGGCACCACTTATGAAATCGGTAGCCGTGGCAATAGCCAGTATGTAGATTGGGATGTTGCTGTTTACCATGCCAGGTTACAAAACGAGCTATTAGGCGTCTCGCCAACACCAGGCGTTACTGACACCATCAATGCTGGCAATACCATCCATACAGGGCTTGAGATGGGCTTGAGATGGGCATGA
- a CDS encoding protein adenylyltransferase SelO — translation MLNFDNRLLRELPGDSETHNHLRQVVGASWSAVTPTPVAAPELLAYSPEMAKLLDIDDAEMQSPEMLKALSGNGLLAGMQTYATCYGGHQFGHWAGQLGDGRAIFLGETVNKQGQRWELQLKGAGVTPYSRRADGRAVLRSSVREFLCSEAMHHLGIATTRALSLVKTGDQVVRDMFYDGNPKAELGAIVCRVAPSFTRFGHFELPASRGDHALLQQLIVFTIQRDFPDLVLPEPLLDESKTISEKCVVAWFTEICERTAKMIAKWMQVGFVHGVMNTDNMSILGLTIDYGPYGWVDNFDPGWTPNTTDAAGRRYCFGRQPEIARWNLERLADAIGVLLVDSKILESGLRHYDVVYNAEWTRVLAGKFGFNSWQENDGALINDIFGLMYQAEVDMTDFFRRLAVIDIDNPTPEALKNAFYREDLYNEFHPAFSAWLSSYVERLRQDARPNAERIASMHQFNPRYVLRNYLAQQAIDLAESGDNSMIIELLDVMRKPYDEQPGRERYSEKRPDWARHKAGCSSLSCSS, via the coding sequence ATGCTGAATTTCGACAATCGATTATTGCGTGAACTGCCGGGGGATAGCGAAACCCACAATCACTTACGGCAAGTCGTCGGTGCTAGCTGGTCGGCTGTTACACCAACGCCCGTAGCCGCCCCAGAATTACTTGCCTATTCGCCAGAGATGGCCAAGCTACTTGACATAGATGATGCTGAAATGCAATCGCCAGAGATGCTCAAAGCATTATCAGGTAATGGCTTGTTAGCAGGCATGCAGACCTATGCAACTTGCTATGGTGGTCATCAGTTTGGGCATTGGGCTGGCCAACTCGGCGATGGCCGTGCGATTTTTCTGGGCGAAACCGTCAATAAACAAGGCCAGCGCTGGGAATTACAGCTAAAAGGCGCAGGTGTCACGCCCTACTCTCGCCGTGCAGATGGCCGCGCTGTATTGCGTTCTTCAGTGCGCGAGTTTTTATGTAGCGAGGCCATGCATCACCTTGGCATAGCAACCACGCGCGCATTGAGTTTGGTTAAGACGGGAGATCAAGTTGTCCGCGACATGTTTTACGATGGCAATCCAAAAGCAGAACTGGGCGCTATCGTCTGCCGCGTTGCGCCTTCATTCACGCGCTTTGGGCATTTTGAATTGCCAGCGTCGCGTGGCGACCATGCATTACTGCAGCAGTTAATCGTATTTACCATTCAGCGCGACTTTCCTGACCTTGTACTTCCTGAGCCTTTGTTAGATGAGTCAAAAACCATCTCAGAAAAATGTGTTGTTGCATGGTTTACTGAAATTTGTGAACGCACAGCCAAGATGATCGCAAAATGGATGCAGGTGGGTTTCGTACACGGCGTGATGAATACCGACAATATGTCGATTCTTGGCCTAACGATTGATTATGGTCCTTACGGCTGGGTAGATAACTTTGACCCAGGCTGGACGCCCAATACCACCGATGCTGCAGGTCGTCGTTACTGTTTTGGCCGTCAACCTGAGATCGCGCGTTGGAATCTTGAGCGTTTAGCCGATGCAATTGGCGTTCTGTTAGTAGATAGCAAAATACTGGAAAGTGGATTGCGTCACTACGATGTGGTCTATAACGCTGAGTGGACGCGCGTATTAGCAGGCAAATTTGGCTTTAACTCATGGCAAGAGAATGACGGCGCGTTAATCAACGACATCTTTGGCCTCATGTATCAGGCTGAGGTGGATATGACCGATTTCTTCCGCCGCCTTGCAGTGATTGATATAGATAACCCAACACCAGAAGCGTTGAAAAATGCGTTTTACCGTGAGGATTTATATAACGAGTTCCACCCTGCGTTCTCAGCATGGCTTTCAAGTTATGTTGAGCGCTTGCGCCAAGATGCTAGACCAAACGCTGAGCGCATTGCCAGCATGCACCAATTCAATCCACGCTATGTACTGCGTAATTACCTGGCACAGCAAGCCATCGACCTTGCTGAGAGCGGTGATAACAGCATGATTATTGAACTACTGGATGTGATGCGCAAACCTTATGACGAACAGCCAGGGCGCGAACGCTATAGCGAAAAACGGCCTGATTGGGCACGGCATAAAGCAGGCTGCTCAAGCCTTTCTTGCAGCTCTTGA
- a CDS encoding DUF2946 domain-containing protein produces MRIFRQKRRAIALFACLTILLNALAPAISHATAVAHGNQVPWLKICSQSNTTPLNLIDASNKQGSNKSDDSRPMSMEDCGYCLNHAGSFGMTHQLALNLPDLDLSYSLPYLFYHAPGKLFVWASSNPRAPPVFS; encoded by the coding sequence ATGAGAATTTTTAGACAAAAACGTCGTGCCATTGCGTTATTCGCATGCCTGACTATTTTGTTAAACGCGCTTGCACCTGCCATTTCACATGCAACTGCAGTCGCACATGGCAACCAAGTGCCATGGCTCAAAATCTGTAGTCAATCCAATACCACCCCCCTCAATCTGATTGATGCCTCAAATAAACAGGGCAGTAATAAATCAGATGACTCCCGCCCCATGAGCATGGAAGACTGCGGTTATTGCTTGAATCATGCGGGTTCATTTGGCATGACACATCAGCTTGCGCTTAATCTGCCAGACCTTGATTTATCGTATTCCCTGCCATATCTTTTCTACCATGCCCCAGGCAAGTTATTCGTTTGGGCATCATCTAACCCCCGCGCACCGCCTGTTTTCTCCTGA
- the crcB gene encoding fluoride efflux transporter CrcB — protein MLYSIFLICCGASVGALIRWQLGIQLNPLFVNIPLGTLIANLVGGYLIGLSVGAFSSFQSVPQEVRLLGVVGFLGGLTTFSGFSAEVVVLIQREQLSWALGLVSLHVIGSLIMTFLGIFTIQFLRGV, from the coding sequence ATGCTCTATTCCATTTTTCTGATTTGTTGCGGTGCCTCTGTTGGCGCATTGATACGCTGGCAGCTCGGCATTCAGTTGAATCCACTATTCGTCAATATTCCCTTGGGTACTTTGATTGCCAACTTAGTTGGTGGCTATCTGATAGGGCTTTCAGTAGGCGCTTTTAGTAGTTTTCAATCAGTGCCGCAAGAGGTGCGTTTGCTTGGGGTGGTTGGGTTTCTTGGTGGGCTAACGACGTTCTCAGGGTTTTCTGCCGAGGTCGTAGTGTTGATTCAGCGTGAGCAGTTATCTTGGGCGCTGGGGCTGGTTTCACTGCATGTCATTGGATCACTCATCATGACATTCCTTGGTATTTTTACTATTCAGTTTTTGCGTGGGGTCTGA